The Hahella sp. HNIBRBA332 genome window below encodes:
- a CDS encoding S8 family peptidase — protein MRLALLLMTAVVLTGLQGEGTLAQDSALRPQRLIIHFAGDVSTSPSSSFSFSLISPSAQSAMQNINYLRSLAVGARRLYQAKRWLTQSELAQLKRDLLSDASILDVEEDILLHKAVAPDDPRYGEQWGYFDEVAGVNAPPAWTMATGAGVIAAVLDTGIVAHSDMDANVVPGYDFISDPVVANDGDGRDADASDPGDWVAQNECYDGAEAEDSSWHGSHVAGTIAAVTNNHIGVAGVAFNARILPVRVLGKCGGYLSDIADALVWAAGAPVDGAPENLHPAKVINMSLTGEGRCGGTMQSAINMARQRNVTVVVAAGNANADVRQFLPANCKGVIAVAANNRAGARAWYSNFGRKVDVSAPGGETDVLNNGVLSIWNTGLTVPGGESYQFYQGTSMATPHVAGIAALMYEADPGATPGRIESAIKLGARPLPGDCDGGCGAGIADAARALAALNGDLPLPARGVLRLENLRGEENAWDYYRFEVPRGAIEMVVRSFGGTGDVDLYVADDVRPTPNKYDCRPFIDGNEEQCVFPNPEPGVWFIGLRGRHSYRGVSVTASWRKP, from the coding sequence ATGAGATTAGCTTTGTTGTTGATGACGGCAGTAGTATTGACAGGACTTCAGGGAGAGGGCACTTTAGCGCAAGACTCCGCTCTCCGACCGCAACGACTTATTATTCACTTTGCTGGCGATGTATCGACGTCCCCATCTTCTTCCTTTTCCTTCTCTTTAATCTCTCCCTCTGCGCAAAGCGCCATGCAAAACATCAATTATCTACGTTCCCTCGCTGTTGGCGCCCGCCGTTTGTATCAGGCAAAACGCTGGCTGACGCAGAGTGAGCTGGCGCAGTTGAAACGAGACTTACTTAGCGACGCCAGCATCCTTGATGTGGAAGAGGACATATTGCTACATAAGGCGGTTGCGCCTGACGATCCGCGCTATGGCGAACAATGGGGATACTTCGATGAAGTGGCGGGCGTCAATGCGCCCCCTGCATGGACCATGGCGACCGGCGCGGGTGTGATTGCAGCGGTTCTGGATACGGGAATCGTCGCTCACTCGGATATGGACGCTAATGTCGTCCCCGGATATGACTTTATCAGCGATCCGGTTGTCGCCAATGATGGCGATGGGCGTGACGCTGACGCCAGCGATCCAGGGGATTGGGTGGCGCAAAACGAATGTTACGACGGAGCGGAAGCGGAAGACTCAAGCTGGCATGGTTCGCATGTGGCTGGAACGATCGCCGCCGTCACCAATAACCATATCGGTGTTGCGGGCGTAGCGTTTAACGCGCGTATTTTGCCGGTCCGCGTGCTGGGCAAATGCGGGGGGTACCTGTCAGATATTGCTGACGCTCTGGTCTGGGCGGCGGGCGCGCCGGTGGATGGCGCGCCGGAGAATCTGCATCCCGCCAAGGTCATCAACATGAGCCTGACAGGGGAGGGGCGTTGTGGCGGGACCATGCAGTCAGCTATCAACATGGCGCGTCAGCGTAATGTCACGGTGGTGGTTGCCGCTGGTAACGCTAATGCGGATGTTCGTCAGTTTCTGCCGGCGAACTGCAAGGGCGTTATAGCGGTCGCTGCAAATAATAGAGCGGGCGCGCGGGCCTGGTACTCCAATTTCGGGCGCAAAGTCGACGTCTCTGCGCCAGGCGGCGAGACGGATGTGCTCAATAATGGGGTGCTGTCCATTTGGAATACCGGCCTGACTGTACCAGGCGGGGAGTCCTATCAGTTCTACCAAGGCACCAGCATGGCGACGCCCCATGTGGCGGGGATAGCCGCGCTCATGTACGAAGCAGACCCTGGGGCGACGCCAGGGCGAATAGAAAGCGCCATAAAGCTGGGAGCGAGGCCATTGCCCGGGGATTGCGATGGTGGATGCGGCGCAGGCATTGCTGACGCAGCGCGGGCGCTGGCGGCTCTGAATGGCGACCTGCCGTTGCCAGCGCGTGGCGTGTTAAGGCTGGAGAACCTGCGAGGGGAGGAAAACGCATGGGACTACTATCGCTTTGAAGTGCCGCGCGGCGCCATTGAGATGGTGGTCAGAAGCTTTGGCGGGACGGGTGATGTGGATCTCTATGTCGCCGACGATGTGCGCCCCACGCCGAATAAATATGACTGCCGCCCTTTTATAGACGGCAATGAAGAGCAATGTGTGTTTCCCAATCCCGAGCCCGGCGTGTGGTTTATCGGGTTGCGTGGACGCCATAGCTATCGCGGCGTCAGCGTCACCGCCAGCTGGCGTAAACCCTAG
- a CDS encoding Na+/H+ antiporter NhaC family protein has translation MSQASPLALLPLALFLALFVGSGLWYQSEGVEYAFYQISAPVAILPAILLAVMMARGTLNERIETFIKGVGDNTIITMVLIYLLAGGFASVAKAVGGVDATVNFGLSVIPPSLVLPGLFIITAFVATAMGTSMGTIAAIAPIAVGVADATELPMLLTIGTVVGGAMFGDNLSIISDTTIAATRTQGCEMRDKFKLNFMIAAPAAVLTLIWLYFQSSNAVVEAPKDYELIRILPYVAVLALAVLGVNVMLVLFSGIVLAGGIGLFMQPDYSVASWSKDIYAGYTGMQEILILSLLIGGLGAMMKSQGGLDWLAKTIDRISRLGGAKQHTSRAGELSISATVALTNVCTANNTVAILLSGSLAKDIADRYQVDPRRSASLMDIFSCVVQGVIPYGAQALLASSLAKVSPVELIGNIHYCWLLGLMALISIVIGLPKGKVQS, from the coding sequence ATGTCCCAAGCATCTCCCTTAGCTTTGCTTCCGCTGGCGCTGTTTCTGGCGCTGTTTGTCGGCAGCGGCCTCTGGTATCAGTCAGAGGGCGTTGAGTACGCCTTTTATCAAATCTCCGCGCCGGTCGCGATCTTGCCCGCCATTCTGTTGGCGGTAATGATGGCGCGCGGAACATTGAATGAGCGCATAGAAACCTTTATCAAGGGCGTCGGCGACAACACAATCATCACCATGGTGCTGATTTATCTGCTGGCGGGCGGTTTCGCCAGCGTCGCCAAAGCCGTGGGCGGCGTGGACGCCACCGTTAACTTCGGACTCAGCGTGATACCGCCTTCTCTGGTATTGCCAGGACTGTTCATCATCACCGCTTTCGTCGCTACCGCCATGGGCACGTCCATGGGCACCATCGCCGCTATCGCTCCCATTGCAGTCGGCGTCGCCGATGCAACGGAACTCCCCATGCTGCTGACCATCGGCACCGTAGTAGGGGGCGCCATGTTCGGCGACAACCTGTCTATTATTTCCGACACCACCATCGCCGCCACTCGCACCCAAGGCTGCGAAATGCGCGACAAGTTCAAACTGAACTTCATGATCGCAGCGCCAGCGGCGGTGTTGACTTTAATCTGGTTGTACTTCCAGAGCAGTAACGCCGTGGTGGAAGCGCCTAAGGATTATGAATTGATCCGCATCCTGCCCTATGTCGCCGTGCTGGCGCTGGCGGTATTGGGCGTCAACGTCATGCTGGTGCTGTTCAGCGGCATCGTGCTGGCGGGAGGAATTGGTTTGTTCATGCAGCCTGACTACAGCGTGGCGTCCTGGTCCAAGGACATCTATGCCGGCTATACCGGCATGCAGGAAATTCTGATCCTGTCTCTGCTTATCGGTGGCCTGGGCGCCATGATGAAATCGCAAGGCGGCCTGGACTGGCTGGCGAAAACCATCGACCGTATCAGCAGACTGGGCGGCGCCAAGCAACATACCAGCCGCGCGGGCGAACTGAGCATCAGCGCCACCGTTGCCTTGACCAACGTCTGCACCGCCAATAACACTGTTGCGATTCTTCTATCCGGCAGCCTGGCGAAAGATATCGCCGACCGCTATCAGGTCGATCCACGCCGCAGCGCCAGCCTGATGGACATCTTCTCCTGCGTCGTCCAGGGCGTCATCCCCTACGGCGCGCAAGCGCTATTGGCCTCATCCCTGGCCAAAGTCTCTCCCGTAGAACTGATCGGCAATATTCACTACTGCTGGCTGTTGGGACTTATGGCGCTGATATCAATCGTCATCGGACTGCCGAAAGGCAAAGTCCAAAGTTAA